In the genome of Mesorhizobium sp. NBSH29, the window TCAGATAGGCCTCACGAAACCTCTGGTCAGCGTTCCACAGGGTCGGCAGGCAGCCCGGCGGCAGCGGCAGTTTGATCACCACATTGCCAAGCGTCTCACGCGCCACCTCATCGCCGGCATCATCCAGAATGCGAATATCATAGCCCGGCATCGGCACGCCCGGAGAACCATATTTCACCGGCAAAAGCCCAAGCCCCGCTGGGTTCAGCGTCATCGGAGATCCGGTCTCGGTCTGCCACCAATGGTCGATCACCGGCACTTTCAGTTTCTGCTCGGCCCACTTCACGGTTTCAGGATCAGCCCGCTCGCCGGCCAGAAACAAGGTGCGAAACTTCGACAGATCATATTTGGGCACAAAACTGCCCTGCGGGTCCTGCCCTTTTATCGCGCGAAACGCAGTCGGCGCCGTAAACAGCGCCACCACGCCATGGTCAGAGATCACCCGCCAGAATGTCCCGGCATCCGGTGTGCCGACAGGCTTGCCCTCAAACATCACCGATGTCGCGCCATGCAGCAGCGGGCCATAGACAATATAGGAGTGCCCAACCACCCAGCCCACATCCGACGCTGCCCAGAACACCTCGCCCGGCTTCACGCCAAATTCGTTGAACATCGACCATTTGAGCGCAACCATATGGCCGCCATTATCGCGCACCACGCCCTTGGGCTGGCCCGTCGTGCCTGATGTGTAAAGCACGTAGAGCGGGTCCGTCGCCAGCACGGACACACACTCCACCACCGTGCCTGCCGCCTTTTCGCGGGCCACGGCATCGGCATAATCAATATCGCGCCCTTCAATCAATTCGCATCGCTGCGCATCGCGCTGCAAGATCACGCAATGATCCACCTTGTGACGCGCCAGCGAAATCGCACCATCCAGAAGCGGCTTGTAGGCAATCAACCGTCCGGGTTCGAGGCCACACGACGCCGAGATGATGAGTCTAGGCTGCGCATCATCAATACGCGTCGCAAGCTCATGCGCCGCAAACCCGCCAAACACCACCGAATGCACCGCCCCCAGCCGCGCGCAGGCGAGCATCGCAAAGGCCGCTTCCGGCACCATCGGCATATAGATGATCACCCGGTCACCCTTGCCAATGCCCTTGGCACGCAACACGGCAGCAAGCGCGGTCACCTCCTCCAGCACCTGCCTGTAGGTGAATTTGCGGATGCTTGCGGTAATGGCGCTGTCATGGATAAGCGCAATCTGATCGGCGCGCCCATTGTCCACATGCCGGTCGAGCGCGTTGAAGCAGGTGTTGCATTCTGCCCCCACAAACCAGCGCCCATAGACACCCGCCTCAGCATCAAACACACGATCCCATGGTTTGAACCAGTCGATTTCCCCGGCGGCTTTCGCCCAAAAACCCTCGGGATCGTTCTTCCAGCTATCGTAAACCTCGAAATACCGTGTGTTCATCAGCCATCCTCCCGAAATGTCGGCCAAGAATTGGCATTCCTGACAGCACCTGTCTATTACCAACAAGGTGCAACGGACTGGGGCTGACAATGGGCAAGATCATGGCGCTGCTTCTATTGGCAGCAATGCTCGTCCATCTCATCAAGCCGCTCGGCCTGCCGGGTCTGAAAAAGCGCGGTGACTTCTGGAAAATCGCTGTCGTCGCCATTGCCGTAATGATGCTGGCGGTTCTGATTCGTCCTTAGGCCGCTGAGCGCTGATCCAGAACGGATTGCGGCAGCACAAAAGGCACATTGCCCAAAGGCACATGCCCAACCTTGAGCCGGCACCCAAACACCCGCTCCATCAATTCATCATCAAGCACATCTTCCACCCGCCCGGACGCCGCCACTCGGCCCCCATGCATGACATGCAGATGGTCGGCATACATGGCCGTGAGGTTAAGATCGTGCAGTACGGCCACGACTGCCCCGCCAGCACGCGCAAAATCGCGCGCAACATCCATCACCGTCAGTTGGTGGCGTATATCGAGGCTGGATACTGGCTCATCCAGAAGCAATGCCCGCGGCTGGCCATCCAGCACCGGCGCCCAGACCTGGCACAGCACACGTGCCAGCTGCACACGCTGCTGTTCCCCGCCCGATAGTTCCTGGTAAAACCGGTTCGAAAACCCGGCAAGGTCAACCCGCGCCAGTGCCCGCTCAGGCAGCGTGTCCACCTCTCCGGGCCGCGCACCCGAAAAGCCGGCCAACATGCCAAGCCGCACCACTTCGCGCACTGTGAAGGGAAAGGCCAGGACTGCCTGCTGCGGCAGCACCGCGCGGCGCCGTGCTGCCGCGCCTGCCGTCATCTGCCCAAGTTCCTGCCCTGCAAGTATGACGCTGCCTGTATAGGATAAATCGCCTGAGAGAGCTTTGAGAAGTGTTGTCTTGCCAGACCCATTGGGGCCGACAATCGCTGTGAGAGAGCCAGCACATGCGGCAAAATCCACGCCCTGAATAATAGCGCGCCCACCCAGCGAGACGGATAGATTGTGAGCCGAAATCATATCGCGCCTAAAGGTCCAGCATGCCGCGGCGACGCAGCAAAATCCAAAGAAAGAAGGGCGCGCCAGCCGCCGCCGTCACGATGCCGATGGGCAGTTCTGCCGGTGCTACAATTGTCCGGCTGAGAGCATCAGCCAAAAGCAGAAGCGTTGCCCCAAGCAACGCTGAAGCTGGCAGCAGATAACGATTGTCCGGTCCGATCAAAAGGCGCAGCAAATGCGGAACGACGATCCCCACAAAACCGATCCCGCCACTCACGGCAACGGCGGCACCAGTTGCTGCCGCAGTCGCCACGATCGCCACATATTTCAGCCGCTGGACCGGAACGCCCAGATGAAAAGCCGTTGCCTCTCCAAGCGCCAGCGCGTTCAGCCCGCGTGCCATAAAAGGCGCTGCAGCGAGCGCCGCAATCATGACAGGCGCAACAGCGGCGACCTTGCTCCATGTAGCCCCTGCCAAGGAGCCAAGCTGCCAGAAAGTCATGTCGCGCAACTGGCTGTCATCGGCCATGAAGACCAGCATGCCGGTCAGCGCCCCGGCCAATGCACCGATAGCAATACCGGCCAGCAAAAGCGTCGCAACCGAAGTCTGCCCCCCGCGCGTTGCAACGCGGTAGAGAACGAACATCACGAGCAGGCCACCCATAAAGGCTGCCAAAGGCAAAGCGTGATTTCCAAACAGGCTGGTAAAGGGTGCAAGCGATGTGCCCCCCAGGACAATCATCGAGACTGCGCCAAGGCTGGCGCCGCTGGAAACACCCACAATCCCCGGATCAGCCAGAGGATTGCGGAAAAGCCCCTGCATCACGGCCCCGGAAACGGCAAGCGAAGCACCCACCAGCATGCCAAGCACAAGCCGCGGCAACCTGATATCATGGATGATGACCCTGTCGCGCAGCGACAACGCATCGGCATTCACGCCACCCTTCATCCATTGGCCCAGTACCGAAAGCACCGATGCATCAGACGCACCCGAAGCAAGGCTTATCGCCGCTGTAACACAGAGAAGAAGCGCCAGACCTGCAATGGCAAGCCTGGCGCGCGCGCCTCGCTCTCCGGCGCGCTGCGCTGCATAGGGCGCGAAGCTCCCGACAACGGCCTGATCGCTCATCTCAGCCTCGCACCTTGGCGCCGTAAAGAGCTGTGGCCAGATCTCGGATTGCAGCGCCGGTGCGCGGGCCAAAGCCAAGCAGATATGTCCCGTCCATGCGCACAATAGCCTTGGCAGTACCGGCAGGCGTTGTGGCAAGTGCGGTATTTGCCAAAAGCTGTTCCTGGGTGATGCCATTGGCACCACCCCGGTCCATCAACAGGATCAGGTCTGGCCGCGCCGTAATGATCGCCTCATCGCTGAGTTGCTTATAACCTGAAAAACCTTCGATCGCATTGACGCCGCCCGCCATGGCAATCACCCCATTGGCAGCCGTTCCGCTACCCGATGCCATGACCTTGCCACCCTGAATGCTGAGAATGAAAAGCACACGCTTGCGCGCACCGACATCCTTGGTCAGCGCCTCTGCGGCATCTATATCGGCACTGACTGAGGCCGCCAGTTCCAAAGCCTTGTCCCTCTCACCAAGCGCGGCCCCTACGGCGTGGATCTTGTCCACAATGCCATCCCGATCAAAACGCTCCGGGACCATGAATATGGGCACACTGGCCTTCTTCAACACATCGACCGCCTCACGCGGGCCACTGCCCTCCAGCGCAATAATGCCTTGCGGCCCCACAGAAAGAACGCCTTCAGGCGAAAGCTGGCGCATATAGCCCACATCAGGCAGCGCAAGTGCCGCCTCTGGGTAAAGACTGGTGGAATCACGCGCCACAAGCCTATTTTCCTGACCAAGCGCATAGATAATCTCGGTGATCGAACCACCGATCGCAACGATTCGCGCATCCTTTGGCAGGGCTGTCTGTGTCTCCTCAGCCAGAGCCGGAGACAGCGCAAAAGCGAACGCCATTACAGCCATGGGCAGCACCGCCATGGCGCGGCGAAGGGTGCAGACCTGTATCATGCGGCATCCACCTGATCCACGGCGAGAAGCGCCTCGACCAGCGCACGCCAGTCTGCGCGTTCACCCTCGCCTTCATGCCGCTTGCCGAAGAACTGAATGAACAATTCCCCATCCTTATTATAGGCCTCAATCGAAGTGACGTGGCCGTCCTTGGTCGGCTTGCGCACGGCCCACAGTTCCGAAATGTGGTCCTGCCGCAAGTGCAGATGGAATGTCTCGTCCATAACGTTCAGCCACGGACCCATTTCCTTGATTGTGTGGACCGGTCCCGAATGGATCTGGATGCAGCCCTTATTGCTGACAAAACACATGATCGGAATGGCACCCGTCACAGCGTCATCGAACATGGCCTTGACGCTGCCCGCATTGAGCTGCCAGGCAAAATCACGCCCGACATGGCGCACGGCAGCCTGGCGGTCGATCTTCAAAGCAGTCAGCATGCCAAAGAACTGGTGAACATCGGTCAATCCGCTCCAGCGCTCACGCAAGCTGGCCACGTCCACCGGATCGGCACTAATCTCGACGATTTTGCTCTCCCCATTCATTGTCGGCAGAGGCGCCATCGGCGATTGATCGTCTGAAACAAGGCTTGCCACCAATGCCTCAAAAGCTTGCAGATTGGAGGCCTCCCGCAAATGTATCTTGTGCACCGCCTGCCCTGCCGCATCAAAGAATTGCAGGCTGCGCCGCACTGTCTCTCCATCACGCTTTTCAACTGAAAAACCGTGCGCCCAACGTTGTGGGAAAATGCGCAGATCAATATCGGCACCCAGTACCATTGCATTGAACTCGCCGGTTACCACCTTGTCGTAGACGCCGATCTTCTCATGCACAGCACTCTCATTGCGTGTCAGCGCCATAACTTCGCCAACGGCTTCAAGACCGCCCAGAAGGTCGCTCACACGCGGCTCAATGCGCGTGACGGTCTCACCGAGAAACGCCGCGACGAACTCAGCTTCAGAGATGCCCAATTGGCCCGCAAGGTCGCGCTCGCGCATCTTCGAATTGTCAGCGCGTGCCTTGCGTATATCGGCTGGTGTCAGTCTCACCTGTGCATTCATGTCGATCCCCGGTCCGTTTACTTATTGAGAATGAGCTTGCCCTGCCGGGTGATTTTCAACCGGTAAAGCGCGCCATGATGTTCAATGCCGATCTCGCGCTGACCCACAAACAGGACAGTACTATCCACCACACGATGCGGCGCTGGCAGCATGCTGTCCGGCCCACGTGAAGGCGTGGAATTGCCCGCGCTGAATTCGTGTCTCGTGTGGCTGTTCATGGTCGTCCTCACGGTTCCGGGAGCGTCAAAATCAATGTTGACTCGTTTACTCATGTTTAATAGTGAGTGCAATACCGGAGTAATCGAGTCAAGTTTAAATTCGCATCCGGACAATCATTTGCAAGCGAGCGATGCGCCAGCCAGCATAACCGAACAGATAGGAATTAGGGGCATGGGGTTGGTATCAAGAAATACGGCAATTCTGCTGAGTGGGGCAGCACTGTTGGCGATGGGGCTGGGCGCTTCTCACGCGCAAGAGGTCGAAAAGACGGCCAGGCAGGGACGCGTCACGCTGCTCCAGCGCATCGTTGTTGGCGCTGGTACCGACAAGGTGGCAATTGATACGCCCCAGGCGGTCACCGTAGTCGAGCAGGAAGATATTGACCGCGCGCAGGCAACCACCGTCGGCGACATTTTTGCCCAGATCCCGGGCGTCACTGTCTCAGGCAGCGAACGCGTTCTGGGTGAAACCTTCAACATTCGCGGCATAGGTTCGCCCGAAAGTGGCTCCGAAGAAGGGCGCATCATCGTCACCGTAGATGGCGCCACCAAATATTACGAACAATACCGCATGGGCGGCTTCTTCAGCGACCCCGAGCTCTACAAGCGCGTCGAAGTCCTGCGCGGTCCTGCATCCTCGACCCTTTATGGCTCAGGCGCGCTTGGCGGCGTCATCAACTTCACCACCAAGGATGCATCCGATTTCATTGCCGACGGCCAGACAGGTGCACTACGCCTCAAGGGCGCGTTTAATTCCAACCGCAATGGCTGGCTGGGCGCGGCCATCCTGGCCCATCGCTTCAATGAGAACTTCGAAGTGCTGGCCGCTGGCAATTACCGCGTTGCCGATAATTACGTGACTGGAAACGGCACGGAAATCCGCAGCTCCTATTTTGAGGCCCCCTCCGGCCTGATCAAAGGCACCTTGGGCGATGGCAACGAGCAGACTATCCGCCTCTCCTACCAGCACTGGACCAGTAGCGCTTCCGATCAGGATTATGCACAGGTTTCCAGCGATAAGCCCGGCAGCGTTTTCGGCGCATTCGGCACCGTAGACCGCCTCGTGACTGACAAGACTGCTGTGCTTTCCTATGAAAACCCGGCAAGCGACAATCCATGGCTCAATCTTAAAGTTACGGGCTCCTACTCAGACACCTCCGTCGATCAGAGCAACCACAAGCCGTTTCCAGGCGACCCGGATTTTCCAAGCACGATCTTCCAGGACACCCGCTATGGCTATGAAACCTGGCAGTTCAACGTCCAGAATACCTTCGACTATACAGGTGAGAGTTTCGAGAACCATCTGACCATCGGCTCGCAAACCGCACGTCAGCACCGCACCACAGACACCGAGCTGCCCATCGGCACCCACCCCGAAGGCACCGATTTCCAGACCGGGATTTTCCTGCAAAACGAATTTGTCTGGAACGAAAGGCTGACAATCATCCCTGGCATCCGCTTCGATTTCCAGAGACTGGAAGCTGATGGCTCTGTGCGCGATGCACCCACTGTCGAAGACACGGCCATCTCGCCAAAGATAGCAGCCCTCTACCGCTTGAACGACACGCTGTCGGTGTTTGGCTCCTACGCCCATACCGAGCGTTTCCCCACACTCGACGAAATCTATTCGAGCGACTTCACCAGGGGCGGCATTCCCAATTACAGTATCAACCTGAACAAGGAGCGTTCGAATAATTACGAGGCAGGCTTTGCAGTCTCTGCCTACGATATTCTCCAGGGTGGCGATGCCCTTCAATTCAAAGCCACCGGCTTCTACAATGACATCACCGACCTGATTGAACGGCGTCGCAACGGCTATCCGCAATATGTCAATGTCGGAAAGGCTCATCTCTATGGTGCCGAGATCGAAATTGGCTATGATTCAGACTATGTCTTTGCCAATGCGGGCTACGCGCTCACCCGTGGCCGCAATGATGTGACGGGCGGCGGTCTCAACACAATTGCCCCTGATGAACTGTCGCTCACCATTGGCGGCCGCATGCCAGACCAAGACCTCTCATTTGGCTGGAAGGCGCGCTTTGTCGATAATCAGGATCGCGTCGCTGGCACCCCAAATACACGCGTCGCCACTCCCGGCTTCTCCGTTCATGATGTGTTTCTGAACTGGAAGCCCGAGGAAGGAAAGTTCGCAAACATCGAGGCAAGCTTCGGCATCGACAACATCTTCAACAAGCAATACCGCGAGTTCCTCTCCAACGATCCAGCCAAGGGCCGGACCTTCAAGGTCGCACTGATCAAGCAGTTTGGTTGGTAGAACAATGGCCTGTGCCCTTCCCGAAAGAGGTTTGGCACAGGCCCGGCACTTGGAGTGTTGCGCGTGAATGCCGTGGCAGAACCACGCCTGTTCACATCCGGCATAACGTGGGAAGGCACGTCGCCACGCGAGAGGGATGACCCGACAGTGGCGCTGGCAGAAGACGCATTTGCCAGCGCCGGTTTCTACTGTGATGAGCCGGAGCTTGTGGAGGGCAATCCCGATCTGGCAATCGCTGCGCCCGCGCCTCTGGCGCTTCCAGCTAGCGCTGGCAACCGCGCCCGCACCAGAACAACGATTGCCTTCTCGCTTTTCCTCCACGTCTCCATCGCCTCGGCATTTCTGGCGACAGCCAGCCAGCACATAGACATTGCCGGCGATGCCGCACCGTCTGTCACGCTTCTGGGGTTTACCGCCGTGGACCTTGCCATGGCAGGCGACGAGGTCGAGGTCACCCTGATTGCGCCGAGCGAACTGCCACGCCAGGTCGAACCGACCGAACCAACGCCACCGGAGCCGGCAGCGCGGGTTGTCCCCGAACCTGTGCCCGCTCTCGACGAACCTGCTCCGGAAGCTGCATCCGAAGCGCCGCCACCAACCGCAGAACCGGAGCCGGAGAAACCAGTTGAGGTGCCGTGGACAACGGCGCCGCTTGAAGCTTTGGCCTCTCCGCCTCCTGCCCCCTCCATCCTTTCGTCGGCGAAAGCTGATCCCACCAACACCGCGCCCATTGCGCAAGAAGAACATTCCGTCCGGCTCCCGGTCGTGGCTCCACGCCCTGCCAGCCAGCCCGCCACCCAGAAAGCACGCGCTCCTGAAAAGAAGCGCAAGCAACCTGTTGCGCCAAAACCCATGCCTGAACGCACGAAACCAGCTGAACCGACACCGAAGGCCGGCCGGCACCAACCCGTTCCCAGCACAAACAGGCCGGCGCGATCCGTCACCGACAAAGCCGCGCCAGCACAAGCTGCCGGCACCGCGATGAAACCCGCCGCAGGCGGCAGAGCCGGCAGGAGCAGAGCCCATGCCGCAAAAGGTGCCGCCGATGGCACAGCGCGCGCCAAGGCAACCACCAGCGGCAAGGCCTTCGGGCGCAATTTGACTGCCGGCAATGCGGCAGCCACAAACTATCCGGGCAAGGTCGCGGCAAAGCTGCGCCGCGCCGTGCGCAGTGTGTCCCGCCAGTTGCGGGCTACTGCATCCAATGATGTTCACGTCTCATTTGTGGTGTCGTCCGCCGGCGGTGTCGGAAGCATCCGCATCGCGCGCAGTTCGGGCTCGCCGGAACTTGATGCGGCGGCCCTTGCCATCGTACGCCGCGCCGCGCCTTTTCCGTCGATCCCTGCG includes:
- a CDS encoding propionyl-CoA synthetase; its protein translation is MNTRYFEVYDSWKNDPEGFWAKAAGEIDWFKPWDRVFDAEAGVYGRWFVGAECNTCFNALDRHVDNGRADQIALIHDSAITASIRKFTYRQVLEEVTALAAVLRAKGIGKGDRVIIYMPMVPEAAFAMLACARLGAVHSVVFGGFAAHELATRIDDAQPRLIISASCGLEPGRLIAYKPLLDGAISLARHKVDHCVILQRDAQRCELIEGRDIDYADAVAREKAAGTVVECVSVLATDPLYVLYTSGTTGQPKGVVRDNGGHMVALKWSMFNEFGVKPGEVFWAASDVGWVVGHSYIVYGPLLHGATSVMFEGKPVGTPDAGTFWRVISDHGVVALFTAPTAFRAIKGQDPQGSFVPKYDLSKFRTLFLAGERADPETVKWAEQKLKVPVIDHWWQTETGSPMTLNPAGLGLLPVKYGSPGVPMPGYDIRILDDAGDEVARETLGNVVIKLPLPPGCLPTLWNADQRFREAYLSEFPGYYKTADAGYIDNDGYLFVMARTDDIINVAGHRLSTGAMEEVLAEHPDVAECAVVGIADALKGQVPCAFVVLNAGADRDSAEIEREVVALVRERIGAVAAMKTVVTVKRLPKTRSGKILRATMQKIADREEWTMPATIDDPDILDEVTVALNQRGMGV
- a CDS encoding heme ABC transporter ATP-binding protein gives rise to the protein MISAHNLSVSLGGRAIIQGVDFAACAGSLTAIVGPNGSGKTTLLKALSGDLSYTGSVILAGQELGQMTAGAAARRRAVLPQQAVLAFPFTVREVVRLGMLAGFSGARPGEVDTLPERALARVDLAGFSNRFYQELSGGEQQRVQLARVLCQVWAPVLDGQPRALLLDEPVSSLDIRHQLTVMDVARDFARAGGAVVAVLHDLNLTAMYADHLHVMHGGRVAASGRVEDVLDDELMERVFGCRLKVGHVPLGNVPFVLPQSVLDQRSAA
- a CDS encoding FecCD family ABC transporter permease codes for the protein MSDQAVVGSFAPYAAQRAGERGARARLAIAGLALLLCVTAAISLASGASDASVLSVLGQWMKGGVNADALSLRDRVIIHDIRLPRLVLGMLVGASLAVSGAVMQGLFRNPLADPGIVGVSSGASLGAVSMIVLGGTSLAPFTSLFGNHALPLAAFMGGLLVMFVLYRVATRGGQTSVATLLLAGIAIGALAGALTGMLVFMADDSQLRDMTFWQLGSLAGATWSKVAAVAPVMIAALAAAPFMARGLNALALGEATAFHLGVPVQRLKYVAIVATAAATGAAVAVSGGIGFVGIVVPHLLRLLIGPDNRYLLPASALLGATLLLLADALSRTIVAPAELPIGIVTAAAGAPFFLWILLRRRGMLDL
- a CDS encoding heme/hemin ABC transporter substrate-binding protein, coding for MIQVCTLRRAMAVLPMAVMAFAFALSPALAEETQTALPKDARIVAIGGSITEIIYALGQENRLVARDSTSLYPEAALALPDVGYMRQLSPEGVLSVGPQGIIALEGSGPREAVDVLKKASVPIFMVPERFDRDGIVDKIHAVGAALGERDKALELAASVSADIDAAEALTKDVGARKRVLFILSIQGGKVMASGSGTAANGVIAMAGGVNAIEGFSGYKQLSDEAIITARPDLILLMDRGGANGITQEQLLANTALATTPAGTAKAIVRMDGTYLLGFGPRTGAAIRDLATALYGAKVRG
- a CDS encoding hemin-degrading factor, with product MNAQVRLTPADIRKARADNSKMRERDLAGQLGISEAEFVAAFLGETVTRIEPRVSDLLGGLEAVGEVMALTRNESAVHEKIGVYDKVVTGEFNAMVLGADIDLRIFPQRWAHGFSVEKRDGETVRRSLQFFDAAGQAVHKIHLREASNLQAFEALVASLVSDDQSPMAPLPTMNGESKIVEISADPVDVASLRERWSGLTDVHQFFGMLTALKIDRQAAVRHVGRDFAWQLNAGSVKAMFDDAVTGAIPIMCFVSNKGCIQIHSGPVHTIKEMGPWLNVMDETFHLHLRQDHISELWAVRKPTKDGHVTSIEAYNKDGELFIQFFGKRHEGEGERADWRALVEALLAVDQVDAA
- the hemP gene encoding hemin uptake protein HemP codes for the protein MNSHTRHEFSAGNSTPSRGPDSMLPAPHRVVDSTVLFVGQREIGIEHHGALYRLKITRQGKLILNK
- a CDS encoding TonB-dependent receptor domain-containing protein, whose protein sequence is MGLVSRNTAILLSGAALLAMGLGASHAQEVEKTARQGRVTLLQRIVVGAGTDKVAIDTPQAVTVVEQEDIDRAQATTVGDIFAQIPGVTVSGSERVLGETFNIRGIGSPESGSEEGRIIVTVDGATKYYEQYRMGGFFSDPELYKRVEVLRGPASSTLYGSGALGGVINFTTKDASDFIADGQTGALRLKGAFNSNRNGWLGAAILAHRFNENFEVLAAGNYRVADNYVTGNGTEIRSSYFEAPSGLIKGTLGDGNEQTIRLSYQHWTSSASDQDYAQVSSDKPGSVFGAFGTVDRLVTDKTAVLSYENPASDNPWLNLKVTGSYSDTSVDQSNHKPFPGDPDFPSTIFQDTRYGYETWQFNVQNTFDYTGESFENHLTIGSQTARQHRTTDTELPIGTHPEGTDFQTGIFLQNEFVWNERLTIIPGIRFDFQRLEADGSVRDAPTVEDTAISPKIAALYRLNDTLSVFGSYAHTERFPTLDEIYSSDFTRGGIPNYSINLNKERSNNYEAGFAVSAYDILQGGDALQFKATGFYNDITDLIERRRNGYPQYVNVGKAHLYGAEIEIGYDSDYVFANAGYALTRGRNDVTGGGLNTIAPDELSLTIGGRMPDQDLSFGWKARFVDNQDRVAGTPNTRVATPGFSVHDVFLNWKPEEGKFANIEASFGIDNIFNKQYREFLSNDPAKGRTFKVALIKQFGW
- a CDS encoding TonB family protein; the encoded protein is MNAVAEPRLFTSGITWEGTSPRERDDPTVALAEDAFASAGFYCDEPELVEGNPDLAIAAPAPLALPASAGNRARTRTTIAFSLFLHVSIASAFLATASQHIDIAGDAAPSVTLLGFTAVDLAMAGDEVEVTLIAPSELPRQVEPTEPTPPEPAARVVPEPVPALDEPAPEAASEAPPPTAEPEPEKPVEVPWTTAPLEALASPPPAPSILSSAKADPTNTAPIAQEEHSVRLPVVAPRPASQPATQKARAPEKKRKQPVAPKPMPERTKPAEPTPKAGRHQPVPSTNRPARSVTDKAAPAQAAGTAMKPAAGGRAGRSRAHAAKGAADGTARAKATTSGKAFGRNLTAGNAAATNYPGKVAAKLRRAVRSVSRQLRATASNDVHVSFVVSSAGGVGSIRIARSSGSPELDAAALAIVRRAAPFPSIPAEARRTSWAFAFPLGLAR